Proteins from a genomic interval of Vreelandella profundi:
- the phnE gene encoding phosphonate ABC transporter, permease protein PhnE produces the protein MTPPDAHPATPRTWKKPPFIANPLLRYGLIIVAAVYLVWAFGSLPFNWARISEGLPRAARIFSGGFPPNLERYGLLITGFKESFQIAILATLLGVFLSIPFAVMAARNIAPMPIYIIGRAVIIISRSFHPVIVAILFVAAVGFGPLAGILTLTLYSIGFVGKLLAEEIEEIDWGQVEAMKAAGAGYVAILFYAVFPQILPRQVGLSMYQLDSNLRASAVVGIVGAGGIGGTLMNAFGRYDYDFAFAILLIIIAVILLSEGVSGWVRKKIW, from the coding sequence ATGACTCCGCCTGACGCTCATCCAGCGACGCCCCGCACGTGGAAAAAGCCACCGTTTATCGCTAACCCTCTGCTGCGCTACGGGCTAATCATTGTCGCAGCGGTGTACTTGGTATGGGCCTTTGGCTCGCTGCCGTTCAACTGGGCGCGTATTTCTGAAGGCCTACCCCGCGCTGCGCGCATATTTAGCGGCGGCTTTCCTCCTAATCTAGAGCGCTATGGGCTGCTCATTACGGGGTTTAAAGAGAGCTTTCAAATCGCTATTTTGGCCACCCTGCTGGGAGTTTTTCTGTCGATTCCCTTTGCGGTGATGGCCGCACGCAATATCGCCCCGATGCCTATTTATATCATTGGAAGAGCGGTGATTATTATATCGCGCAGCTTTCACCCGGTGATTGTGGCGATCCTCTTTGTGGCCGCCGTTGGGTTTGGCCCGCTGGCAGGTATTCTCACGCTAACCCTCTACTCGATTGGCTTTGTGGGCAAACTGCTCGCTGAGGAAATCGAAGAAATTGACTGGGGCCAAGTGGAAGCCATGAAGGCCGCCGGGGCAGGCTATGTCGCGATTCTGTTCTATGCGGTATTCCCACAGATTCTGCCGCGCCAAGTGGGCCTTTCGATGTACCAACTCGACAGCAACCTGCGCGCCTCTGCGGTCGTCGGGATTGTCGGTGCTGGTGGCATTGGGGGCACGCTAATGAATGCCTTTGGGCGCTACGACTACGATTTCGCCTTTGCGATTTTGCTCATTATCATCGCGGTCATTTTGCTCAGTGAAGGTGTCAGCGGCTGGGTAAGGAAAAAAATATGGTAG
- the phnE gene encoding phosphonate ABC transporter, permease protein PhnE yields MVDHAQQLADRVWQRYDRKQRLTRYAVLLATVMLVVWAVRDIDIFWPWVWDAPNQISNLGARMWPPSAAGFNSIIAALIETVHIATLATFLTIFLALPVAFIAAQNTTPNRACLWLGRFILVSSRSVNTIIWALLFVAIFGPGVLAGILAIVFRSIGFIGKLMGEAIEEIDRKPVEAMEATGASKAKVIAYAIVPQVMPAFFAIVILRWDINIRESTVLGLVGAGGIGVILQGAIDTFAWPTVATILIAIIVLVLIGEAITSLLRSKVL; encoded by the coding sequence ATGGTAGATCACGCACAGCAGCTTGCCGATCGCGTTTGGCAACGCTATGACCGCAAACAGCGCCTTACTCGCTACGCCGTACTGCTCGCCACCGTCATGCTGGTGGTATGGGCCGTGCGCGATATTGATATTTTCTGGCCCTGGGTATGGGACGCACCGAATCAGATCTCCAACCTGGGCGCACGCATGTGGCCACCCAGTGCAGCGGGTTTCAACAGTATTATCGCAGCGCTGATCGAGACCGTGCATATCGCGACGCTGGCCACTTTCCTAACTATTTTTTTAGCGCTACCGGTGGCTTTCATTGCCGCTCAAAACACCACGCCAAACCGTGCGTGCCTATGGTTGGGGCGTTTCATACTCGTCTCCAGCCGCTCGGTGAATACCATCATTTGGGCACTGCTGTTTGTGGCCATTTTTGGCCCCGGTGTGTTAGCGGGCATTCTCGCCATCGTGTTTCGCTCTATCGGTTTTATCGGCAAGTTGATGGGCGAAGCCATTGAGGAGATCGACCGCAAGCCGGTAGAAGCGATGGAAGCCACGGGCGCGTCCAAAGCCAAGGTGATTGCCTATGCGATTGTGCCGCAAGTCATGCCCGCCTTTTTTGCCATTGTGATACTGCGCTGGGACATCAACATCCGTGAATCGACGGTGCTGGGGCTTGTTGGTGCGGGTGGCATCGGGGTTATTTTGCAGGGCGCTATTGATACTTTCGCTTGGCCAACCGTGGCGACGATATTGATTGCGATCATCGTGCTGGTGCTGATTGGTGAGGCCATTACCAGCCTTCTACGTAGCAAGGTGCTGTAG
- a CDS encoding host attachment protein produces the protein MTTYIVVADAARARIFTRDALTLEEHESLVHAQGRLHEGDLVTDRRGDMHDATSTTSRSTGEEGSASKHENELFAKEVANRLYNARVDNRMEKLIMVAPPKFLGLLRDKIDGPTQKLVIHSLSKDLSKASLEDIQAAVSDLR, from the coding sequence ATGACAACCTATATTGTGGTAGCCGACGCCGCTCGCGCGCGTATCTTTACGCGTGATGCGCTGACGCTGGAAGAGCACGAAAGCCTGGTTCACGCACAAGGACGGCTGCACGAAGGAGATCTGGTCACCGATCGGCGCGGCGACATGCACGACGCTACGTCCACCACGTCACGCTCAACTGGAGAAGAAGGCTCGGCCTCCAAGCACGAAAACGAGCTCTTTGCGAAAGAGGTTGCCAACCGCCTTTATAACGCCCGTGTGGATAATCGCATGGAGAAGCTCATCATGGTGGCACCACCCAAATTCTTAGGCCTGCTACGCGACAAAATCGATGGCCCTACTCAGAAGCTAGTCATTCACTCGCTCTCGAAAGATCTTAGTAAAGCGTCACTTGAAGATATCCAGGCTGCCGTCAGCGATTTACGCTAA
- a CDS encoding LysR family transcriptional regulator: protein MHYTLRQLEVFVAVAQHESVSQAARALVMSQSATSTSLAELERQFDCQLLDRVGKRLKLNALGFQLLPKAVALLDRGEEIEELLRGQQGVGSLDVGATLTIGNYLATLLISDFMQRHPGSRVRLAVRNTRHIIEGVRQHSLDLGLIEGQCDDDMIISQPWVEDELCVFCSPRHPLAGLEHLELEQLLREDWIMREEGSGTRMTLEHAARHRRSRFNTLLELEHTEGIKRAVESGLGIGCVSRLALRDAFRRGSLVPLPTPELDLRRQFTFIWHRHKYLTTGVREFLRLCREMTAGAKRSDDISLPPIP from the coding sequence ATGCACTACACCCTGCGCCAATTGGAAGTATTTGTGGCGGTAGCTCAGCATGAAAGCGTTTCCCAGGCGGCGCGGGCGCTTGTGATGTCGCAGTCAGCGACCAGTACATCGCTGGCTGAGCTTGAGCGCCAGTTTGACTGCCAACTGCTGGACCGAGTGGGTAAGCGCTTAAAGCTCAACGCGTTGGGGTTTCAGCTATTGCCCAAGGCCGTCGCGTTGCTAGACCGCGGAGAAGAGATAGAAGAGCTGCTACGCGGGCAGCAGGGTGTGGGGTCGCTGGATGTGGGGGCCACGCTGACGATAGGTAACTATTTAGCCACTCTTTTAATCAGCGACTTTATGCAGCGCCATCCCGGCAGCCGCGTGCGCCTGGCGGTGCGCAATACCCGCCATATTATCGAAGGCGTGCGCCAGCACTCGCTGGATTTAGGGCTGATTGAGGGGCAGTGCGACGATGACATGATCATTAGCCAGCCGTGGGTAGAAGACGAGCTGTGTGTCTTTTGCTCGCCGCGCCACCCGCTGGCAGGCCTGGAGCATCTTGAGCTTGAGCAGCTGTTGCGTGAGGACTGGATCATGCGCGAAGAGGGCTCCGGCACGCGTATGACGCTCGAGCACGCCGCCCGCCACCGGCGCAGCCGGTTCAATACCCTGCTAGAACTTGAACATACTGAGGGTATTAAGCGTGCGGTGGAGTCGGGCTTAGGGATTGGCTGCGTTTCGCGCCTAGCGCTACGCGATGCCTTTAGGCGCGGCAGCTTAGTACCGCTGCCCACGCCGGAGTTGGATCTAAGGCGTCAATTCACGTTTATCTGGCACCGGCATAAATACCTCACGACGGGCGTGCGCGAGTTTCTACGCCTCTGCCGTGAGATGACGGCCGGCGCCAAGCGCAGCGACGATATCTCGCTGCCGCCGATTCCTTAA
- a CDS encoding ferredoxin--NADP reductase, with translation MSKFALEEVLSVHHWNDTLFSFRTTRERSLRFKTGQFVMIGLEVNGKPLMRAYSIASPNYEDHLEFFSIKVPDGPLTSRLQHLKVGDQIMVSRKPTGTLVCDDLLPGRNLYMLSTGTGLAPFMSLIQDPDVYERYEKVVLIHGVREVSELAYADFITKELPAHEYLGEDIAKKLVYYPTVTREEFHTMGRLTDHIRSGKLFEDTGLPPIDPRQDRAMICGSPAMLDDTSALLDELGLNISPRMGEPGDYVIERAFVEK, from the coding sequence ATGAGTAAGTTTGCTCTGGAAGAAGTGCTTAGCGTTCACCACTGGAACGATACCTTGTTCAGCTTCCGCACCACGCGTGAACGCAGCCTTCGCTTCAAAACGGGTCAGTTTGTCATGATCGGCCTGGAAGTTAACGGCAAGCCGCTGATGCGCGCTTACTCGATTGCCAGCCCCAACTATGAAGACCACCTTGAGTTCTTCAGTATCAAAGTGCCCGATGGCCCGCTGACGTCACGCCTGCAGCACTTAAAGGTGGGCGACCAGATTATGGTTAGCCGCAAGCCCACTGGCACCCTGGTCTGCGACGACCTGCTGCCGGGCCGCAACCTGTACATGCTTTCTACCGGTACGGGTCTCGCGCCCTTTATGAGCCTGATCCAAGACCCAGACGTTTACGAGCGCTATGAGAAAGTGGTGCTGATCCACGGCGTGCGTGAAGTCTCTGAATTAGCCTATGCCGACTTCATCACCAAAGAGCTGCCGGCCCACGAATACCTGGGCGAGGATATTGCTAAAAAGCTGGTTTACTACCCTACCGTCACCCGGGAAGAGTTTCACACCATGGGGCGCCTGACCGACCACATCCGTTCGGGCAAGCTGTTTGAAGATACCGGCCTGCCGCCCATTGATCCGCGTCAAGACCGCGCGATGATCTGCGGCAGCCCTGCGATGCTAGACGACACCAGCGCCTTACTTGATGAGCTGGGGCTGAATATTTCGCCGCGCATGGGCGAACCCGGTGACTACGTTATCGAGCGTGCCTTTGTCGAGAAGTGA
- the glnK gene encoding P-II family nitrogen regulator yields MKLITAIIKPFKLDDVRESLSEIGVQGITVTEVKGFGRQKGHTELYRGAEYVVDFLPKVKLEVAVDDEMAEQVIDAITQVANTGKIGDGKIFVMPLEQVIRIRTGETGKDAV; encoded by the coding sequence ATGAAATTGATCACTGCTATTATCAAGCCATTTAAGTTAGACGACGTGCGCGAGTCTCTCTCCGAGATCGGCGTACAGGGCATTACGGTGACAGAAGTTAAGGGCTTTGGGCGCCAGAAAGGCCACACCGAGCTTTATCGCGGCGCTGAGTATGTGGTGGATTTCCTACCTAAAGTGAAGCTGGAAGTCGCGGTGGATGACGAGATGGCGGAACAGGTCATTGATGCCATTACCCAGGTCGCTAACACGGGTAAAATTGGTGATGGAAAAATCTTTGTCATGCCGCTAGAGCAGGTCATTCGTATCCGTACCGGTGAAACGGGCAAAGACGCGGTTTAA
- a CDS encoding ammonium transporter: protein MNELADLSYALDTFYFLICGVLVMWMAAGFSMLEAGMVRSKNTAEILTKNIALFAIACTMYLLVGYFIMYSSSAGGFLPNLGFLIGAENSVDAVTAGGDDAPYYSMRADFFFQVVFVATAMSIVSGAVAERMKLWAFLAFAVVMTAVIYPVSGYWTWGGGWLAEAGYSDYAGSGIVHMAGAAAALAGVLVLGPRKGKYGKDGSIHAIPGANMPLAALGTLILWMGWFGFNGGSELKMSDIGSANNVAQVFVNTNAAAAGGVIAALILAKLWFRKADLTMALNGALAGLVAITADPLSPSALSAAMIGAIGGIIVVAAIVTLDKLKLDDPVGAISVHGVVGIWGVLAVPLNNADATFGAQIIGIMGIFAWVFFASLVVWLILKAIMGVRVSEEEEYEGVDIAECGLEAYPEFSVKK, encoded by the coding sequence ATGAATGAATTGGCTGATCTTAGCTACGCACTCGATACCTTTTACTTCTTAATTTGCGGCGTGCTCGTCATGTGGATGGCCGCTGGTTTCTCCATGCTTGAAGCTGGCATGGTGCGCTCGAAAAACACCGCAGAAATTCTAACCAAAAACATCGCGCTGTTTGCTATTGCCTGCACCATGTATCTGCTGGTTGGCTACTTCATCATGTACTCAAGCTCTGCCGGTGGCTTCCTGCCAAATCTGGGCTTCTTGATTGGTGCCGAAAACAGCGTTGATGCCGTCACCGCGGGCGGCGACGATGCACCCTATTACTCGATGCGAGCAGACTTCTTCTTCCAGGTTGTGTTTGTCGCAACCGCCATGTCGATTGTGTCTGGTGCGGTGGCTGAGCGCATGAAACTGTGGGCATTCCTGGCCTTTGCGGTTGTCATGACCGCGGTGATCTATCCAGTATCTGGCTACTGGACATGGGGCGGTGGTTGGTTAGCTGAAGCGGGCTACTCTGACTATGCCGGTTCGGGCATTGTGCACATGGCAGGGGCCGCCGCTGCGCTTGCCGGTGTATTGGTGCTAGGACCACGAAAAGGTAAATACGGTAAAGATGGTTCGATTCATGCGATTCCCGGTGCCAACATGCCGCTGGCGGCGCTAGGCACACTGATTCTATGGATGGGCTGGTTTGGCTTTAACGGTGGCTCAGAGCTAAAAATGTCGGATATCGGTTCCGCTAACAACGTGGCACAGGTGTTCGTGAACACGAATGCGGCCGCTGCGGGTGGCGTCATTGCCGCGCTTATTCTGGCTAAACTGTGGTTCCGTAAAGCGGACCTCACCATGGCGTTGAACGGTGCATTGGCCGGCCTTGTGGCGATTACTGCTGATCCGCTTTCTCCTTCTGCTTTGAGCGCGGCGATGATTGGCGCGATAGGCGGGATCATCGTTGTCGCTGCCATCGTGACACTGGACAAGCTGAAGCTGGATGATCCTGTCGGTGCTATCTCGGTTCATGGTGTGGTCGGTATCTGGGGCGTGTTAGCAGTGCCGCTGAACAACGCCGACGCAACCTTTGGTGCCCAGATCATTGGCATTATGGGCATCTTTGCTTGGGTCTTCTTTGCTAGCCTGGTGGTATGGCTTATTCTCAAAGCGATCATGGGCGTGCGCGTTAGTGAAGAAGAAGAGTATGAGGGTGTCGATATCGCTGAGTGTGGTCTCGAAGCTTACCCAGAGTTTAGTGTTAAAAAATAA
- a CDS encoding P-II family nitrogen regulator — protein MKLITAIIKPFKLDDVREALADNGVQGITVTEVKGFGRQKGHTELYRGAEYVVDFLPKVKVEVAVDDDRLEGVLDAICNAANSGKIGDGKVFVTPLEDVIRIRTGERGADAV, from the coding sequence ATGAAACTCATCACCGCTATCATCAAGCCATTCAAGCTCGACGACGTTCGTGAAGCACTCGCCGATAACGGCGTGCAGGGCATTACCGTTACCGAAGTAAAAGGCTTTGGTCGTCAGAAAGGTCATACCGAACTGTATCGCGGTGCCGAGTATGTGGTCGATTTTCTACCCAAAGTGAAAGTGGAAGTGGCCGTAGACGATGATCGCTTAGAGGGCGTACTGGATGCCATCTGTAACGCTGCAAACAGCGGCAAAATTGGCGACGGCAAGGTCTTTGTGACGCCGCTGGAAGACGTGATCCGTATTCGTACCGGTGAACGGGGTGCAGACGCCGTTTAG
- a CDS encoding accessory factor UbiK family protein, which produces MAPQDRISRLAQQIGDRLQNASQAPEDIQKGVQQVVRSAFDRLELVSREDFDILMDVVQRTRTRVEALERQVANLEAVIETQQAAAPSPAVSVQASDHSPQDAAAAKKPAAGEA; this is translated from the coding sequence ATGGCGCCTCAAGACCGTATTAGCCGACTGGCACAGCAGATTGGCGACCGCTTACAGAACGCATCCCAAGCGCCAGAAGATATTCAAAAAGGCGTACAGCAAGTGGTTCGCAGCGCGTTTGATCGCCTTGAGCTTGTCTCACGGGAAGATTTCGATATTTTGATGGATGTCGTGCAGCGCACGCGAACGCGCGTCGAGGCGCTGGAGCGCCAGGTGGCAAACTTGGAAGCCGTGATAGAAACGCAGCAGGCCGCAGCGCCGTCACCCGCGGTGTCTGTACAAGCGTCAGACCATTCTCCACAAGATGCGGCGGCCGCGAAAAAACCTGCCGCTGGCGAGGCGTGA
- a CDS encoding helix-turn-helix transcriptional regulator, producing MPTLTSLTPATLSQLGHKFGIDYLHPGEAPDCPLAQGSVSDLALPPALHLTLSDLEVRHRYLSRSTQSVPWFVCVVMDGRIDISQGKTRHTISAGQGLCAHFTPQAPLIVEQPAQVRLRTLNIAVLATAPYALPSAHEPQLHTWTLPPALFAQLLATSEHPLDDWRQSLLWHGLSLQLLGYGLPTPSALGLSLTPGLKARENERLAQLHETLCNHPMAEYSLKALARSMAMSPSSLRQKFRGRYGCTIFDHLRRCRLQEAYRQLENDHSVQQVAHACGYCHATNFATAFKRQFGIAPTAVISRC from the coding sequence ATGCCAACGCTCACCTCATTAACCCCGGCCACGCTTAGCCAGCTGGGGCATAAATTCGGCATCGACTACTTACACCCAGGGGAGGCGCCTGACTGCCCGCTTGCGCAGGGCAGCGTCAGCGATTTGGCGCTGCCTCCTGCGCTGCACCTCACGCTGTCGGATCTTGAAGTACGTCATCGCTATCTCTCGCGCTCAACCCAGTCCGTGCCGTGGTTTGTGTGTGTGGTCATGGATGGCCGTATTGATATCAGCCAGGGCAAGACGCGGCACACTATCAGTGCCGGCCAAGGGCTGTGCGCGCACTTTACCCCGCAGGCACCGCTGATTGTTGAGCAGCCCGCTCAGGTACGGCTGCGCACGCTGAATATTGCCGTTCTAGCCACTGCTCCCTATGCGCTACCCAGCGCACATGAGCCACAGCTTCATACCTGGACGCTGCCACCGGCACTCTTTGCACAGCTACTGGCTACAAGCGAACATCCGCTGGACGACTGGCGCCAGTCGCTGCTCTGGCATGGCCTTTCACTACAGCTACTTGGCTATGGGCTGCCCACGCCATCCGCCTTGGGTTTGTCACTAACGCCCGGACTTAAAGCGCGTGAGAACGAGCGTCTTGCTCAGCTGCATGAAACCCTATGCAACCACCCAATGGCCGAGTACTCACTGAAAGCACTGGCCCGCAGCATGGCCATGAGCCCGAGCAGCCTGCGCCAAAAGTTTCGCGGCCGATACGGCTGCACCATCTTTGATCATTTACGCCGCTGCCGCCTTCAAGAGGCCTATCGCCAATTAGAAAACGATCACAGCGTCCAACAAGTCGCCCACGCCTGCGGATATTGCCACGCAACCAACTTTGCGACCGCCTTTAAGCGCCAGTTTGGTATCGCCCCCACGGCGGTCATCAGCCGCTGCTAA
- a CDS encoding TonB-dependent siderophore receptor — protein MLFAPHRFSNAPLCLRSPLSAAIIAILGVTSASAQEATPLGTVTITAQQAATKVETPFIETPQSVSTITREQMDNRGVSTVQRATDYTPGVYSNQVGASNRFDYLVLRGFSDGSLSNTFLDGLKVMGDANSHSSMRIDPWFLESIEVVRGPASVLYGRASPGGVVALNSKRPEFEQGGELRFRMGNNNQRSAAFDVTGPIGAEQRVAFRLTGIASAADTQFGPAEEQRYAIAPRLTWDMTDDTSLTVEAYLQDEPEGGYHSGVPYEGAVVPRNGRKISNNFFDGEEDYDAYERTQRMFGYSLEHRFNDQITGRQLLRYLNSDVVLNQAYGFGWTSPTSNELNRYYSGSNESLEALTVDNQLEAHFSNGFMDHTLLFGVDYQQRENDVSWPSGAFPSLNAFEPIYGSNPLAFYDPIREQHEIEQTGVYLQDQIAVDNWRFTLGGRYDWVSIDNTNLDTDDTSSLSDTQFSGRAGVVYLFDNGVAPYLSYSTAFTPTSFVDESGNLLSPMEGEQWETGVKYQPNGSANQYSAAIFHITQENVATKEQPSDPYRAVGEIESQGLELEAQTQLTETLSLQAGYSFTDITYAKSDDGNQGNNAIYSPRHQVQAWAHYEANDGWLNGVDMGVGVRHYADIAADRANTETVPDYTLVDASIGYDLSHVGVPGVETRLNISNVLDKDYVASCNSLDYCYFGAERGVTASVHYRF, from the coding sequence ATGCTCTTCGCGCCTCATCGCTTCTCAAACGCTCCATTGTGCTTACGCTCCCCGCTAAGTGCCGCCATTATTGCCATACTCGGCGTCACATCCGCGAGTGCACAAGAGGCAACGCCGCTGGGCACAGTTACCATCACGGCACAGCAAGCCGCGACGAAGGTAGAAACGCCGTTTATTGAGACGCCGCAAAGCGTGTCCACGATTACCCGTGAGCAAATGGATAATCGCGGGGTAAGCACGGTGCAGCGGGCCACAGACTACACGCCTGGCGTGTACTCCAACCAAGTGGGCGCCTCCAATCGCTTTGACTACCTTGTGCTGCGCGGCTTTTCTGACGGCAGTTTAAGCAATACGTTTTTAGACGGCCTAAAAGTCATGGGCGATGCCAACTCACACAGCAGTATGCGCATCGACCCGTGGTTTTTGGAAAGCATCGAGGTGGTGCGCGGCCCCGCATCGGTACTTTACGGGCGCGCCTCCCCCGGCGGCGTGGTGGCCTTGAACAGCAAACGACCCGAGTTTGAACAAGGCGGTGAGCTGCGTTTTAGAATGGGTAATAACAACCAACGCAGCGCGGCGTTTGATGTCACCGGACCTATCGGCGCTGAACAGCGCGTTGCGTTCCGCTTGACCGGTATTGCCAGCGCTGCTGATACGCAATTTGGCCCCGCAGAAGAGCAGCGCTACGCCATTGCGCCCCGACTAACCTGGGACATGACTGACGATACTAGCCTGACCGTCGAAGCCTACCTTCAAGACGAACCCGAAGGCGGCTATCACTCTGGCGTTCCTTATGAGGGCGCAGTAGTGCCGCGCAACGGACGTAAAATCAGCAACAACTTCTTTGACGGCGAAGAAGACTACGATGCCTATGAGCGTACCCAGCGAATGTTCGGCTATTCATTAGAGCATCGCTTTAACGATCAAATCACTGGCCGCCAACTGCTGCGCTACCTCAACTCTGACGTCGTGCTTAACCAAGCCTATGGCTTTGGCTGGACCTCGCCGACCTCCAACGAATTGAACCGCTATTACTCCGGCAGCAACGAGTCTCTTGAAGCGCTGACGGTTGATAACCAGTTGGAAGCCCATTTCAGCAATGGCTTTATGGACCACACGCTGCTCTTTGGGGTCGATTACCAGCAGCGCGAAAATGACGTTTCATGGCCATCCGGCGCTTTCCCTTCCCTGAATGCGTTCGAGCCGATCTACGGTAGTAATCCGCTCGCGTTTTACGACCCGATTCGTGAACAGCACGAGATCGAACAAACCGGGGTGTATTTACAGGATCAGATTGCCGTGGATAACTGGCGCTTCACGCTGGGCGGGCGCTACGACTGGGTTAGCATTGATAACACCAACCTTGATACCGACGATACTAGCTCGCTCAGTGACACGCAGTTTAGCGGCCGTGCGGGCGTGGTGTATCTGTTCGACAATGGCGTGGCCCCTTATCTGAGTTACTCCACTGCGTTCACCCCGACCAGCTTCGTCGATGAGAGCGGCAATTTACTCTCTCCCATGGAAGGTGAGCAGTGGGAAACCGGGGTGAAATACCAGCCCAACGGTAGCGCCAACCAATATAGCGCGGCCATTTTCCATATCACTCAGGAAAACGTGGCGACTAAAGAGCAGCCGAGCGACCCTTATCGCGCCGTGGGTGAAATTGAATCCCAAGGGCTTGAGCTAGAAGCCCAAACGCAGCTGACCGAAACGCTCTCGCTTCAGGCAGGCTATAGCTTCACCGACATCACCTACGCTAAAAGCGACGACGGCAACCAGGGTAACAACGCGATTTACTCACCGCGCCATCAAGTACAGGCATGGGCTCACTACGAAGCCAATGACGGCTGGCTAAACGGCGTCGATATGGGCGTTGGTGTGCGTCATTACGCAGACATCGCCGCCGATCGGGCCAACACTGAAACAGTGCCGGACTATACGCTGGTCGATGCCAGCATCGGTTACGACCTAAGCCACGTAGGCGTTCCAGGCGTCGAAACACGCTTAAACATTAGCAACGTGTTGGATAAAGATTACGTCGCCTCGTGCAACTCGCTGGATTACTGCTACTTCGGCGCAGAGCGTGGTGTAACGGCTAGCGTTCACTACCGTTTCTAA
- a CDS encoding ABC transporter substrate-binding protein, whose amino-acid sequence MRHIPLLVLCARCGLFAACLLTVTNAHAQVATVDWTIAETLLAIDAPVSSIAQQADYHAWVGEPRIPESATDMGLRTQPNLEFLAQLPTEQMLISSMFASLAPRLEKIAPVTSLALFSAGADTWQEMQALTRELGEITNREVAAEQLINDTQTLMASLRQARPETAPLLMVQFMDARHVRVFGKSSLYNAVLEQLALPNAWEQTTNAWGFALVGVEALAHYPEATIVIIDPLPAGVEAELARSGLWQQLPNVKNANLLRLPPVWSFGALPSAQRFARVLTAALEESHRSDQ is encoded by the coding sequence ATGCGTCACATCCCCCTGCTCGTTTTATGTGCTCGCTGCGGACTGTTCGCCGCATGCCTGCTAACCGTTACCAACGCGCATGCCCAGGTTGCCACGGTAGACTGGACCATTGCCGAAACGCTGCTGGCGATCGATGCACCTGTCAGCAGCATCGCCCAGCAGGCTGACTACCACGCCTGGGTGGGCGAACCGCGTATTCCGGAAAGTGCTACCGATATGGGTCTGCGCACGCAGCCTAATCTGGAGTTTTTGGCCCAGCTGCCCACCGAGCAGATGCTGATTTCCTCGATGTTCGCGAGCTTAGCGCCGCGCTTAGAGAAAATCGCACCGGTCACATCGCTGGCGCTCTTTTCAGCCGGCGCAGATACCTGGCAGGAAATGCAGGCGCTGACCCGCGAGCTGGGCGAAATAACCAACCGTGAAGTGGCGGCAGAGCAGTTGATCAATGACACTCAAACGCTGATGGCGTCGCTACGCCAGGCACGGCCAGAGACCGCGCCGCTGTTGATGGTGCAGTTCATGGATGCGCGTCACGTGCGTGTCTTTGGCAAAAGCAGTTTGTATAACGCCGTGCTTGAGCAGCTAGCGCTGCCCAATGCATGGGAGCAAACGACCAACGCCTGGGGATTTGCACTGGTGGGCGTTGAAGCGCTGGCGCACTATCCTGAGGCAACTATCGTGATCATCGACCCCTTACCCGCGGGGGTAGAGGCAGAGCTTGCTAGAAGCGGCCTTTGGCAGCAGCTGCCTAACGTCAAAAACGCTAACCTGCTGCGTCTGCCGCCGGTATGGAGCTTTGGAGCGCTGCCCTCTGCACAGCGCTTTGCTCGCGTACTGACCGCCGCGTTGGAAGAATCTCATCGCAGCGATCAGTAA